One segment of Streptomyces sp. YIM 121038 DNA contains the following:
- a CDS encoding DUF6193 family natural product biosynthesis protein yields MKWDTSVEVRVEAGWQAVHAEGRVRGELLEAAYEEPRLRRLFPWTGMGELHFSRCTEPRWTWDIPYIRPAAGGTYRVSGPLRSQTVGPAATAREAIAMVIQHLPSGCGPAFLGTPEELAAHEAATQKQQTHEG; encoded by the coding sequence GTGAAATGGGATACGAGCGTCGAAGTCCGCGTCGAAGCGGGCTGGCAGGCAGTGCATGCTGAGGGACGGGTGCGGGGCGAGCTGCTGGAAGCGGCTTACGAGGAACCCCGCCTGCGGCGGCTGTTTCCCTGGACTGGGATGGGAGAGCTGCACTTCAGCCGCTGTACCGAACCACGGTGGACCTGGGACATCCCTTACATTCGGCCCGCCGCTGGCGGCACCTACCGGGTCTCCGGCCCGCTACGGAGCCAGACGGTAGGCCCGGCAGCCACAGCGCGGGAGGCCATCGCCATGGTGATCCAGCACCTCCCGTCAGGCTGCGGCCCCGCTTTCCTCGGCACCCCCGAGGAACTCGCAGCTCATGAAGCCGCAACACAGAAGCAGCAGACACACGAAGGCTGA